A genomic window from Candidatus Acidiferrales bacterium includes:
- a CDS encoding MoxR family ATPase, translating into MATEVHQQIAELQRAVGTVIKGKDDVIKLAFVCLLARGHLLIEDVPGVGKTTLAQSLARSFNCAFHRIQFTSDLLPSDVIGISVYNPRDQAFEFKRGPIFANVVLADEINRTTPKTQSALLEAMNEHQVTVDNQTYRLPQPFMVLATQNPIEHHGTYPLPESQLDRFLMRIRIGYPSAESEKEVIRNHTGGDPLGNLKPILEASGVVALQNEVRRVRVDEALMNYVMKMVERSRANEHLSLGVSPRGAMMLYRGAQALAFVEGRAYCLPDDIKRLILPVFAHRVVVSTKYVSTLKRTEQAEAILQDIIESTEVPL; encoded by the coding sequence TTGGCTACTGAGGTTCATCAGCAGATTGCCGAGCTCCAACGAGCCGTCGGCACCGTCATCAAGGGCAAGGATGACGTTATCAAACTGGCATTCGTTTGCCTGCTCGCGCGCGGCCATCTTCTGATTGAAGACGTTCCCGGGGTGGGCAAGACGACTCTGGCGCAGTCGCTCGCCCGCTCGTTCAACTGCGCCTTCCACCGCATCCAGTTCACCTCCGACCTTTTGCCAAGCGATGTCATCGGCATCTCGGTCTATAACCCTCGCGACCAGGCGTTTGAGTTCAAGCGGGGACCGATCTTCGCCAACGTCGTGCTGGCCGATGAAATCAACCGCACCACCCCGAAGACACAATCAGCTTTGCTGGAAGCGATGAATGAGCATCAGGTCACCGTGGACAATCAAACCTATCGCCTGCCCCAGCCCTTCATGGTGCTGGCCACACAGAATCCCATCGAGCACCACGGAACCTATCCCTTGCCCGAATCGCAACTCGACCGCTTCCTGATGCGCATCCGCATCGGCTATCCCAGCGCCGAAAGCGAAAAAGAGGTGATCCGCAACCACACCGGGGGTGATCCGCTCGGCAACCTGAAGCCCATCCTGGAGGCCAGTGGCGTCGTCGCCCTTCAGAACGAGGTTCGTCGCGTGCGCGTGGACGAAGCGCTGATGAACTATGTCATGAAGATGGTCGAGCGCAGTCGCGCCAATGAGCACCTGAGCCTGGGCGTGAGCCCGCGCGGCGCGATGATGCTCTATCGTGGCGCGCAGGCCCTGGCGTTTGTCGAAGGTCGCGCCTACTGCCTGCCGGACGACATCAAGCGGCTCATCCTCCCGGTCTTTGCTCATCGGGTCGTTGTCTCCACCAAATATGTTTCCACGCTGAAGCGCACCGAGCAGGCGGAAGCGATTCTTCAGGACATCATCGAGAGCACCGAAGTTCCTCTCTGA
- a CDS encoding DUF4149 domain-containing protein → MIFFLGFLQTLSLTLWLGAIVFFSFLVAPAAFSALPSRHLAGTLVSLVLTRLHQMGMVAGLLYLASGVVLSAVAPLAPRVLSPRHLLVVLMLVLTMASQWFVSPRLVALRGEMVSIDATPADSPLRVEFNRLHRWSVWLEAGTLLLGLAALFAHLKKP, encoded by the coding sequence ATGATCTTCTTTCTGGGATTTTTGCAAACACTGAGCCTGACGCTCTGGCTGGGGGCGATCGTTTTCTTCAGCTTCCTTGTGGCACCGGCAGCATTCTCAGCGCTACCCAGCCGCCACCTAGCCGGGACGCTCGTGTCGCTGGTTCTGACGCGCCTCCACCAAATGGGCATGGTTGCGGGCCTGTTGTATCTGGCCAGCGGGGTTGTATTGTCCGCCGTCGCGCCCCTCGCCCCGCGGGTGCTCTCCCCTCGTCACCTGCTCGTGGTTTTGATGTTGGTGTTGACCATGGCCTCACAGTGGTTTGTCTCGCCGCGCCTGGTTGCGCTCCGTGGGGAAATGGTGAGTATCGACGCAACGCCGGCCGACAGTCCTCTTCGAGTGGAGTTCAACCGCTTGCACAGGTGGTCTGTCTGGTTGGAAGCGGGCACGCTTCTGCTCGGACTGGCCGCGCTCTTTGCCCACCTCAAAAAGCCCTAG